CCGGGTCACCGGCACCCGGGAGCCCGGCGCCGCCGCCCGGATCGCCGAGATCCGGGAACGGATCGACGAGATCGACCGGGCGCTCATCGAGCTGTGGCAGGAGCGGTCCGCGCTGTCCCGCGAGGTCGGCGCGACCCGGATGGCCTCCGGCGGAACCCGGCTCGTGCTCTCCCGGGAGCAGGAGATCCTGGAGCGGTTCCGCGCCGCCCTCGGCGCCGACGGTACGCAACTCGCGCTGCTGCTGCTGCGGGCCGGCCGCGGCCCGCTGTGACGAGGACCGGGGCGCCGACCGCGGTAACGGCCGACGCCCCGGTCACTGAGGAGGCACTACCTTCACCGCCGCTCCCGGTACGGATGGTCGAGGGCCGACGGCGTCTGTGCGGCTACTCCGTCGCGTGCACCACGTCGCGTACCTCGGCGAAGTGGCAGGCGCTCGGGTGGCCGGACTTGTCGCGGATCTGCAGGAGCGGCTCCTGCTCGGCGCAGACGTCCTGGGCCTTCCAGCACCGGGTGCGGAACCGGCAGCCCGACGGCGGGTTGGCCGGTGAGGGCACGTCGCCGGTCAGCACGATCTGGTCCCGGTGCCCGCGCAGCTTCGGGTCCGGCACCGGCACCGCCGACAGCAACGCCTGCGTGTACGGGTGGGTGGGCTTGTCGTAGATGTCGTCCTCGGTGCCGATCTCAATGATCTTGCCGAGGTACATGACCGCGACCCGGTCGGCGATGTGCCGGACCACCGACAGGTCGTGGGCGATGAAGATGTACGACAGGCCCAGTTCGTTCTGGAGCTTCTCCAGCAGGTTGATCACCTGAGCCTGGATGGAGACGTCCAGCGCCGAGACCGGCTCGTCACAGAGGATGATCTCCGGGTTGAGCGCCAGTGCCCGGGCGATGCCGATGCGCTGCCGCTGGCCGCCGGAGAACTGGTGCGGGTAGCGGTTGATGTGGTCCGGGTTGAGACCGACCAGTTCCAGCAGCTCCTGCACCTTGCCGCGCCGGTTGCCCTTCGGCACCACGTCCGGGTGCACCTCGAACGGCTCGCCGATGATGTCACCGACGGTCATCCGGGGGTTGAGCGAGGTGTACGGGTCCTGCATCACCAGCTGGATGTTGCGCCGGCCCCGACGTCGCTCCTCGGCGCCCACCTTGGACATGTTCTTGCCCTGCACGAACAGGTCACCGGAGGTCGGCGTCTCCAACCCGACCAGCAGCCGGGCCAGCGTCGACTTGCCGCAACCGGACTCACCGACGACGCCGAGCGTCTCGCCCCGGCGCAGCTGCAGGTTGACCCCGTCGACCGCCCGGACCGCACCGTACTGCTTCTTGAAGACGATGCCCCGGGTCAACGGGAAGTGCTTGACCAGGTCCCGGGTCTCGAGCACCACGTCACTCATCGCCCTTGACCTCCTTCCAGAAGTGGCAGGCGGCCGTCCGGCTCGGCGACACCTGGTACAGCGGCGGCGCCGGGTCCTTCCGGCAGACGTCCTGCGTGTACCGGCAGCGCGGGTTGAACGCGCATCCCGGCGGGATGTTCGTCAACGCCGGCGGCAGCCCCTTGATGGCGCTGAGCTCCTGGCCCTTGAGGTCCAGGCGCGGGATCGACTCCAGCAGGCCCTTGGTGTACGGGTGGGCCGGGGTGGCGTAGATGTCGTCCACGCTGGCTTCCTCGATGACCCGACCGGCGTACATGACCGAGATCCGGTCCGCCACGTCGGCCACCACACCCATGTCGTGGGTGATCAGCACCAGGCCCATGTTCCGTTCCCGCTGCAGCTCGGCCAGCAGGGCCATGATCTGCGCCTGCACGGTCACGTCCAGCGCGGTGGTCGGCTCGTCCGCGATCAGCACCTCGGGGTCGAGCGCCAGCGCCATGGCGATCATGACGCGCTGCCGCATACCACCCGAGAACTGGTGCGGGTAGTCGCTCACCCGCTGCTTCGCGGCCGGGATCTTGACCAGGTCCAGCAACTCGACGGCACGGGCCTTGGCGTCCTGGCGGGACATGCCCCGGTGCTTGCGGAACAGCTCGGCGAGCTGGAACCCGACGGTGAAGACCGGGTTCAGCGCGGAGAGCGCGTCCTGGAAGATCATCGCAATCCGGTTGGCGCGCACCTTGCGGCGCTCCGACTCCGGCAGCTTGAGCAGGTCGATGCCCCGGTAGAGGATCTCCCCACCGGTGACGAAACCGGGGGGCGAGTCCAGGATGCCCATGATCGCCTGGGCGGTCACGCTCTTGCCGCAGCCGGACTCGCCGAGGATCGCCCGGGTCTCGCCGGCCCGCAGGTCGAAGCTCACCCCGTTGACGGCGTGTGCGATGCCGTTACGGGTGCGGAACTCCACGTGCAGGTCCTTGACCTGCAGCGGCAGCGCGTTCGGGTCGGCACCCGCCAGCGCCTCCAACTTGACGTTCACATCAGTGCTCATGCCGGCACTCCGCTTCGCTCCGTGCCCTCGTGAGGCACGACCGCCC
This is a stretch of genomic DNA from Micromonospora sp. WMMD1082. It encodes these proteins:
- a CDS encoding chorismate mutase translates to MADVMEQSGVPTGSGTTPNDAASSGDPGSGPGGRVTGTREPGAAARIAEIRERIDEIDRALIELWQERSALSREVGATRMASGGTRLVLSREQEILERFRAALGADGTQLALLLLRAGRGPL
- a CDS encoding dipeptide ABC transporter ATP-binding protein, which codes for MSDVVLETRDLVKHFPLTRGIVFKKQYGAVRAVDGVNLQLRRGETLGVVGESGCGKSTLARLLVGLETPTSGDLFVQGKNMSKVGAEERRRGRRNIQLVMQDPYTSLNPRMTVGDIIGEPFEVHPDVVPKGNRRGKVQELLELVGLNPDHINRYPHQFSGGQRQRIGIARALALNPEIILCDEPVSALDVSIQAQVINLLEKLQNELGLSYIFIAHDLSVVRHIADRVAVMYLGKIIEIGTEDDIYDKPTHPYTQALLSAVPVPDPKLRGHRDQIVLTGDVPSPANPPSGCRFRTRCWKAQDVCAEQEPLLQIRDKSGHPSACHFAEVRDVVHATE
- a CDS encoding ABC transporter ATP-binding protein — translated: MSTDVNVKLEALAGADPNALPLQVKDLHVEFRTRNGIAHAVNGVSFDLRAGETRAILGESGCGKSVTAQAIMGILDSPPGFVTGGEILYRGIDLLKLPESERRKVRANRIAMIFQDALSALNPVFTVGFQLAELFRKHRGMSRQDAKARAVELLDLVKIPAAKQRVSDYPHQFSGGMRQRVMIAMALALDPEVLIADEPTTALDVTVQAQIMALLAELQRERNMGLVLITHDMGVVADVADRISVMYAGRVIEEASVDDIYATPAHPYTKGLLESIPRLDLKGQELSAIKGLPPALTNIPPGCAFNPRCRYTQDVCRKDPAPPLYQVSPSRTAACHFWKEVKGDE